A window from Vulcanimicrobium alpinum encodes these proteins:
- a CDS encoding YkgJ family cysteine cluster protein, with amino-acid sequence MQETIDLIAMRETRNLRRFTRETGQPTRLSELDLDPMTTVQQIEIDEEHVTIQYNKTTKRSYNANEISHKEWVYKYNDDAEFVEAVRRVIELSRKHLYDLPENVACPPGCAECCSGYEPFVSRADVQRIADHLQMSYDEAFAEYVIPRESADGSYVGWLRKVTDDVADKCVFLMGSRSGKYYCGIYEARPHDCAAFTPIGCDDVDTALPRGGRYQVGSPFQPKRRRVNGTPAKRLS; translated from the coding sequence ATGCAAGAGACGATCGATCTCATCGCCATGCGCGAGACGCGCAACCTTCGCCGATTCACGCGTGAGACCGGTCAACCCACCCGGCTCTCGGAACTCGATCTCGACCCGATGACGACGGTGCAGCAGATCGAAATCGACGAAGAACACGTCACGATCCAGTACAACAAGACGACGAAGCGCAGCTACAACGCGAACGAGATCAGCCACAAAGAGTGGGTCTACAAATACAACGACGACGCCGAGTTCGTCGAGGCGGTCCGGCGCGTGATCGAGCTCTCGCGCAAGCATCTCTACGATCTCCCGGAGAATGTTGCGTGCCCGCCGGGCTGCGCCGAATGCTGCAGCGGGTACGAGCCGTTCGTCTCGCGCGCCGACGTGCAGCGCATCGCCGACCATCTGCAGATGAGCTACGACGAAGCGTTCGCGGAGTACGTGATCCCGCGCGAATCCGCCGACGGCTCCTACGTCGGGTGGCTGCGCAAAGTGACCGACGACGTGGCCGACAAATGCGTCTTCCTCATGGGATCGCGCTCGGGCAAGTACTACTGCGGGATCTACGAAGCGCGCCCGCACGATTGCGCCGCGTTCACCCCCATCGGCTGCGACGACGTCGACACGGCCCTGCCGCGCGGCGGGAGGTATCAGGTCGGATCGCCGTTCCAGCCGAAACGCCGGCGCGTCAACGGCACGCCGGCAAAGCGGCTCTCCTGA
- a CDS encoding peroxidase-related enzyme (This protein belongs to a clade of uncharacterized proteins related to peroxidases such as the alkylhydroperoxidase AhpD.), protein MSPAPTSAKSSHPPFNEGAAHVAAPSRFGVPSLDEMPDDIRAICEETRAKIGFVPNVFLAYAKRPEHFRAFMHYHDLLMKGPSGLSRAEREAIVVAVSAENACLYCVTSHGAALRILGKDPFVADQIAVNWRTAELSPRLRAILTFASRVNDRGFAASDKELAELKALGLTDDDAWDIAAVAAFFGFSNRMAGLMDMRPNPQFYAMGRAADGR, encoded by the coding sequence ATGTCGCCTGCGCCGACCTCGGCAAAAAGTAGCCACCCGCCGTTCAATGAAGGCGCCGCACACGTTGCGGCGCCTTCGCGTTTCGGCGTCCCGTCGCTCGACGAGATGCCCGACGACATCCGCGCGATCTGCGAGGAGACGCGCGCGAAGATCGGGTTCGTCCCCAACGTTTTCCTCGCGTACGCGAAGCGCCCCGAGCACTTCCGTGCGTTCATGCACTATCACGATCTGCTGATGAAAGGCCCGAGCGGCCTCTCACGTGCCGAACGCGAGGCGATCGTCGTGGCGGTCTCGGCGGAGAACGCGTGTCTGTACTGCGTGACCTCGCACGGCGCCGCGCTGCGCATCCTCGGCAAAGATCCGTTCGTCGCCGATCAGATCGCGGTGAACTGGCGCACCGCCGAGCTCTCGCCGCGCCTGCGCGCGATCCTCACGTTCGCGTCGCGCGTGAACGATCGCGGCTTCGCCGCGAGCGACAAGGAACTCGCGGAACTCAAAGCGCTCGGGCTCACCGACGACGACGCCTGGGACATCGCCGCGGTCGCGGCGTTCTTCGGATTTTCCAACCGCATGGCCGGTCTCATGGACATGCGACCGAACCCTCAATTCTACGCGATGGGGCGAGCAGCCGACGGGCGGTGA
- a CDS encoding MGDG synthase family glycosyltransferase produces the protein MTKRVLFLISDTGGGHRAGAQAIGAALDEIEGATRFEWRIDDIATHCTFPLSKLGPAYSAALRYAPPIYGALYHATNGRRRYRTIVRFCEPLYRERLREVFTQYQPDVIVSVHPLLNHAALRARADAGMQAVPIVTVITDLGRVHEGWLLPEADLTVVPAREVYQRALDRGVPPERLRLLGHPIHPRFEDVSATKSELRKKLGLPIDGTICLLMAGGEGGGKLLPTTMGLAKAGLDYHLVVVTGRNAALKAKLEELAPSLPTPMTVLGFRNDVPELMRAADLLVTKAGPGTIAEASVAEVPVVVYDYVPGQERGNLDYVRTNGIGVVALTTAEVVQSVARIVHSQERLAKMRAQQTAVAPRGSSRRIAELIAQIARVGRRVIPAAG, from the coding sequence TTGACGAAACGTGTCCTCTTTCTGATCTCCGATACGGGCGGAGGCCATCGCGCCGGTGCACAGGCCATCGGCGCCGCCCTTGACGAGATCGAAGGAGCGACCCGCTTCGAGTGGCGGATCGACGATATCGCCACCCACTGCACGTTCCCGCTTTCCAAATTGGGGCCGGCGTATAGCGCGGCCCTTCGCTACGCGCCCCCCATCTACGGCGCGCTCTATCACGCCACCAACGGCCGCCGCCGGTACCGCACGATCGTGCGGTTCTGCGAGCCGCTCTACCGCGAACGGCTGCGCGAGGTCTTCACGCAGTACCAGCCCGACGTCATCGTCTCGGTCCACCCGCTGCTCAACCACGCCGCCCTGCGCGCGCGGGCCGACGCCGGGATGCAGGCCGTCCCGATCGTCACCGTCATCACCGACCTCGGGCGCGTCCACGAAGGCTGGCTCCTCCCCGAAGCCGACTTGACCGTCGTCCCCGCGCGCGAAGTCTACCAGCGTGCGCTCGACCGCGGCGTCCCGCCCGAGCGGCTCCGGCTCCTCGGCCACCCGATCCATCCGCGCTTCGAAGACGTCTCGGCGACCAAGAGCGAGCTGCGCAAGAAACTCGGCCTCCCGATCGACGGGACGATCTGTCTGCTGATGGCCGGCGGCGAGGGCGGGGGCAAACTGCTCCCCACGACGATGGGCTTGGCGAAAGCCGGACTCGACTACCACTTGGTCGTCGTCACCGGCCGCAACGCCGCCCTCAAGGCGAAGCTCGAAGAACTTGCCCCCAGCCTGCCGACGCCGATGACGGTCCTGGGCTTCCGCAACGACGTTCCGGAGCTGATGCGCGCCGCCGACCTGCTCGTCACCAAGGCGGGTCCGGGGACGATCGCGGAGGCGTCGGTCGCCGAAGTCCCGGTCGTCGTCTACGATTACGTCCCTGGACAGGAGCGCGGCAACCTCGACTACGTGCGCACCAACGGGATCGGCGTGGTCGCGCTGACGACCGCCGAGGTGGTGCAGTCGGTCGCGCGGATCGTCCACAGCCAGGAACGCCTGGCGAAGATGCGCGCCCAGCAGACGGCGGTCGCGCCGCGCGGCTCATCGCGCCGTATCGCCGAACTGATCGCGCAGATCGCCCGCGTCGGGCGGCGCGTCATCCCCGCCGCCGGGTAG
- a CDS encoding ABC transporter permease, which translates to MSGLLRRFVREPPAVAAALVLIVIVAAALLGPVVWQPSPSAVNHAVLGLPQPPSAAHPFGTDVLGRDQLARALQGARISLTVGVTAMLVSMLLGSLYGAIAGLAGGRVDALMMRFVDAMLSFPTFFLIITVEALTNRFSVALIVLIIGLLSWMGVARLVRAEVLTLRERDFVEAARALGAGPVRLIARHLLPNALAPIAVAAALAIGDNILIEAGLSYLGLGVQVPTASWGNMLQDALGEAGLNAPWLIVAPGALIVVTLLAFNLLGEGIRVAFDRSIAQE; encoded by the coding sequence ATGAGCGGACTGCTGCGCCGCTTTGTGCGCGAGCCGCCCGCCGTCGCCGCGGCGCTGGTGCTGATCGTCATCGTCGCCGCCGCCCTGCTGGGGCCCGTGGTCTGGCAGCCGTCGCCGAGCGCCGTGAACCACGCGGTGCTCGGCCTGCCGCAGCCGCCGTCGGCGGCGCACCCGTTCGGGACCGACGTGCTGGGGCGCGATCAGCTCGCGCGCGCCCTGCAGGGTGCGCGCATCTCGCTCACGGTCGGCGTCACCGCGATGCTCGTCTCGATGCTGCTGGGATCGCTGTACGGTGCGATCGCGGGACTGGCGGGCGGACGCGTCGACGCGCTGATGATGCGCTTCGTCGACGCGATGCTCTCGTTCCCGACGTTCTTCCTGATCATCACCGTCGAAGCGCTGACGAACCGCTTCTCGGTCGCGCTGATCGTGCTCATCATCGGTCTGCTGTCGTGGATGGGCGTCGCGCGGCTCGTCCGCGCCGAAGTGCTCACGTTGCGCGAGCGCGACTTCGTCGAGGCCGCGCGCGCGCTCGGCGCCGGTCCGGTCCGTCTCATCGCACGCCATCTGCTGCCCAACGCGCTGGCGCCGATCGCGGTCGCCGCCGCGCTCGCGATCGGCGACAACATCCTGATCGAGGCCGGTCTGTCCTATTTGGGCCTGGGCGTGCAAGTTCCGACCGCATCCTGGGGCAACATGCTCCAGGATGCGCTCGGTGAAGCCGGCTTGAACGCGCCGTGGCTCATCGTCGCCCCCGGCGCGCTCATCGTCGTCACCCTGCTCGCGTTCAACCTGCTCGGCGAAGGGATCCGGGTCGCATTCGACCGCTCAATCGCTCAGGAGTGA
- a CDS encoding GNAT family N-acetyltransferase: MSALVRAASADDLAALEPILPAFLAPPHKRGRLLRALAAGDVYVAEDGGAIVGFSWLTEFFAHTFVNALAVAAERRRSGYAGDLLAHAATRAVSNRIFTSTNRSNAAMHAVLSRYGWTRCGEVDHLDPGDPEVFYVRYLSG, translated from the coding sequence GTGAGCGCACTCGTCCGCGCGGCGTCGGCGGACGATCTGGCAGCGCTCGAACCGATCCTGCCGGCATTTCTCGCGCCGCCGCACAAACGCGGGCGGCTGCTGCGCGCGCTCGCCGCAGGCGACGTGTACGTCGCGGAAGACGGCGGTGCGATCGTCGGCTTCAGCTGGCTGACCGAGTTCTTCGCGCACACGTTCGTGAACGCGCTCGCGGTTGCGGCGGAGCGGCGGCGCAGCGGCTACGCCGGCGACCTGCTCGCGCACGCGGCGACACGCGCCGTCAGCAACCGAATCTTCACCTCGACGAATCGCTCCAACGCGGCGATGCACGCGGTGCTGTCGCGATACGGCTGGACACGCTGCGGCGAAGTCGATCACCTCGATCCCGGCGATCCTGAAGTCTTCTACGTACGATATCTCTCCGGTTGA
- a CDS encoding M20 metallopeptidase family protein: MTAGILTVDVPPAVLETVVATRRDLHAHPELGFEEERTSAVVAERLRGLGLEVHTGIGKTGVVGVLRGSAPGKTVMLRADMDALPLEEENEVSYRSQTPVRMHACGHDGHVAMLLGAAELVVRRRDEVAGTICFLFQPAEEGKGGAKAMIEDGVLERFGIERAYGLHLASSQPAGIVGFREGLFYASSDSIEITIEGKGGHGAAPHLSVDPVYVASQFVVAVQQIVSRNIDPIEPAVVTIGAFNGGTTHNVIPSRVRLLGTVRAFDPGVRAAMAERIERVLRGICESSGATYEFTYLWRYPVTSNDVEQTRYVRALGERIVGAERCADVPRLMGAEDFSFFAERVSACFFTIGSNGGPESSWPHHHARFNIDESALAAGVTMMTALALDAPQHAP, encoded by the coding sequence GTGACGGCAGGAATCCTCACCGTCGACGTTCCGCCGGCGGTCCTCGAAACGGTCGTGGCGACGCGTCGCGACCTCCACGCGCATCCCGAACTCGGCTTCGAGGAAGAGCGCACGTCGGCGGTCGTCGCCGAGCGTCTGCGCGGCCTCGGCCTCGAGGTCCACACGGGGATCGGCAAGACCGGCGTCGTCGGCGTCCTGCGCGGCAGCGCACCGGGGAAGACGGTCATGCTGCGCGCCGACATGGACGCGCTTCCGCTCGAGGAGGAGAACGAGGTTTCGTACCGGTCGCAGACGCCGGTGCGCATGCACGCGTGCGGACACGATGGACACGTCGCGATGCTGCTCGGCGCCGCCGAACTCGTCGTGCGGCGCCGCGACGAGGTTGCCGGAACGATCTGTTTCCTCTTCCAGCCGGCCGAAGAAGGCAAGGGCGGCGCGAAGGCGATGATCGAGGACGGCGTCCTCGAACGCTTCGGGATCGAGCGCGCCTACGGTCTCCACCTGGCGTCATCGCAGCCCGCCGGGATCGTCGGCTTTCGCGAAGGGCTGTTCTACGCGTCGAGCGACTCGATCGAGATCACCATCGAGGGTAAGGGCGGACACGGCGCCGCGCCCCACCTCTCGGTCGATCCCGTCTACGTCGCCTCGCAGTTCGTCGTCGCGGTGCAGCAGATCGTCTCGCGCAACATCGATCCGATCGAGCCCGCGGTCGTCACGATCGGCGCGTTCAACGGCGGAACGACGCACAACGTCATCCCGAGCCGTGTCCGCCTGCTCGGCACCGTGCGCGCGTTCGATCCCGGCGTGCGGGCGGCGATGGCGGAGCGCATCGAACGCGTGCTGCGCGGGATCTGCGAGAGTTCCGGCGCGACGTACGAATTCACGTATCTGTGGCGCTATCCGGTGACTTCGAACGACGTCGAGCAGACTCGCTACGTGCGCGCGCTCGGCGAGCGGATCGTCGGTGCAGAGCGTTGTGCCGACGTTCCGCGGCTGATGGGTGCGGAAGACTTCTCGTTCTTCGCCGAGCGCGTTTCCGCGTGTTTCTTCACCATCGGTTCGAACGGCGGCCCCGAGAGTTCGTGGCCTCACCATCACGCGCGCTTCAACATCGACGAGTCGGCGCTCGCCGCCGGCGTCACGATGATGACCGCGCTCGCGCTGGACGCACCGCAGCACGCCCCGTGA
- a CDS encoding TonB-dependent receptor, producing the protein MKALVRAAAALVTAAVLAASLLPSPALAGTTGTIVGHVVDLNTNAAIAGAKVTASSPSQTESSTTDASGGFRFLSLAPDTYTVEIARDGYDTLTLAGITVQADQAQTLNRALAPKLKTIGNVTSRRASDLVKSGTTSDVYSVSGANADAAAALGGPGGLTNAYSAIQSVPGTVVQAGQQGWYQQLSIRGGDIDQVGYELDGIPVNRVYDNAPQTMLSTLGQQELQVYTGGTPATSDGQGLSGYVNQVIRTGTYPLSLTVNAGVGAPAFFHRLSGEVGGATKDRLFTYYVGASGANSDYRYLDNNNGASDPRFFYPIAFPFGDNFNRFNIYDGSPSYVSGNPATPGDGLYFAPGQTYAISTVSQRDNVINLHWGIPHKHGGLKDDVQALYVTSELFNAYYSSVNDQGGPTYVANALAEGNGGPAATGPYQAFWHDGYVYNGPLFAAPNASAVVPYYFNTSPANRPFGGNLSNSARDTNDNGVAVVKAQYQHAINERSFVRLFGYSVYSRWLIAGPANQNFTCCFGAELNDYEIPSHTYGASMLYSNQLTDKHLLTFSANESQTKIQRRYFYAFPGNQGLGTAFTNLIDPRTAAQTGNCYDPGTGGFTSCFSGAGTTRGTFTTPTLPIAAAAFANGASPQWLVTENGPLGRVNNVSPVFTAASLTDVWNATDKLTLNLGVRFENYTNRLSGTTAAPIGGSSLNRAFWIKAYNNEYCFKPGVFGAVNVSSSPPDANGVFATPANCAAVGPGYVPANFRNSTLDKISNSVVQPRLAFTYTFNPDTVVRGSFGVYSRPVNTSWLQYNDLNDRDWTKYAASNFLGYGFSTPAHQLRPDTSYNYDLSLEQHIRGTDTSFKLTPFYRSTRDQLQAFPIGVGGIVSGFNVGHQTSYGVELALRKGDFARDGFAGQLAYTYTHSRIKYAQFPSGTNVIDSINLYVKDYNAYTSFCGTHPADPRCGTTVSGGAPAPCYDAATNGPVAAVGGACPATATANPYYSQPVQNLFPVNAEYTTYDQIPQPFVGENGYETPHVLSAIVQYKHGKFAITPSLTYTSGASYGSPLSYPGYIPDGGCKMPGVPYTCSGFTSASGFGLDYLFIPNAFTGAFDNLGAFKQPSRLTLNLATSFEASKNVKLVVTLTGLIDKCYQRGYAWDDPNICVYSELPSGGAGLGPSGNFIPLAQTPVQLRYPYGDFNNNLNTGNVGVKIPFQAAVDLRIKL; encoded by the coding sequence ATGAAGGCTCTCGTTCGCGCCGCCGCGGCGCTCGTTACCGCGGCGGTGCTCGCTGCATCGCTGCTGCCCTCGCCCGCGCTGGCCGGCACCACCGGCACGATCGTCGGGCACGTCGTCGACCTCAACACGAACGCCGCGATCGCCGGCGCCAAGGTCACGGCCTCCTCGCCCTCGCAGACCGAGTCGTCGACGACCGATGCGAGCGGCGGGTTCCGGTTTCTTTCGCTTGCGCCCGACACGTACACCGTCGAGATCGCGCGCGACGGATACGACACGCTGACGCTCGCAGGGATCACGGTGCAGGCCGATCAGGCGCAGACGCTCAACCGCGCGCTCGCGCCGAAACTCAAGACGATCGGCAACGTGACGTCGCGTCGGGCGAGCGACCTGGTGAAATCGGGGACGACGAGCGACGTCTACTCGGTGAGCGGCGCGAACGCCGACGCCGCGGCCGCGCTCGGCGGTCCGGGCGGGTTGACGAACGCGTACTCCGCGATCCAGTCGGTCCCGGGAACGGTCGTGCAGGCGGGCCAGCAAGGCTGGTATCAGCAGCTCTCGATTCGCGGCGGCGACATCGATCAAGTCGGCTACGAACTCGACGGCATCCCCGTCAACCGCGTGTACGACAACGCGCCGCAAACGATGCTCTCCACGCTCGGCCAGCAAGAGCTGCAGGTGTATACCGGCGGCACGCCCGCGACGTCCGACGGACAAGGGCTCTCGGGCTACGTGAACCAGGTGATCCGCACCGGCACGTATCCGCTCTCGCTCACGGTGAACGCGGGCGTCGGCGCACCGGCGTTCTTCCATCGCCTCTCGGGCGAGGTCGGCGGGGCGACGAAAGACCGTCTCTTCACCTACTACGTCGGCGCGTCGGGCGCGAACTCCGACTATCGCTATCTCGACAACAACAACGGCGCGAGCGATCCGCGCTTCTTCTACCCGATCGCGTTTCCGTTCGGCGACAACTTCAACCGCTTCAACATCTACGACGGCTCGCCCAGCTACGTCTCCGGCAATCCGGCGACGCCCGGCGACGGGCTCTACTTCGCGCCCGGTCAGACGTACGCGATCTCGACGGTGAGCCAGCGCGACAACGTGATCAACCTGCACTGGGGGATCCCGCACAAGCACGGCGGGCTCAAGGACGACGTGCAGGCGCTCTACGTCACGAGCGAACTCTTCAACGCGTACTACAGCTCGGTCAACGATCAGGGCGGCCCCACGTACGTCGCGAACGCCCTCGCCGAAGGGAACGGCGGACCTGCGGCGACCGGACCGTACCAGGCGTTCTGGCACGACGGCTACGTGTACAACGGCCCGCTCTTCGCGGCGCCGAACGCTTCCGCCGTCGTCCCGTACTATTTCAACACCAGCCCCGCAAACCGTCCGTTCGGCGGCAACCTCTCCAACAGCGCGCGCGATACCAACGACAACGGCGTCGCCGTCGTCAAAGCGCAGTATCAGCACGCGATCAACGAACGCTCGTTCGTCCGGCTCTTCGGCTACTCGGTGTACTCGCGCTGGCTGATCGCCGGTCCCGCCAACCAGAATTTCACCTGCTGCTTCGGCGCCGAACTCAACGACTACGAGATCCCCAGCCACACTTACGGCGCGAGTATGCTGTACTCCAACCAGCTCACCGACAAACATCTGCTCACGTTCTCGGCGAACGAGAGCCAGACGAAGATCCAGCGCCGTTACTTCTACGCATTTCCCGGGAATCAAGGGCTGGGAACCGCGTTCACCAACCTGATCGATCCGCGCACCGCGGCGCAGACCGGAAACTGCTACGATCCGGGGACGGGCGGCTTCACCAGCTGCTTCAGCGGCGCGGGGACGACGCGCGGTACCTTCACCACGCCGACGCTTCCGATCGCCGCAGCGGCGTTCGCGAACGGCGCGAGCCCGCAGTGGCTCGTCACCGAGAACGGCCCGCTGGGACGCGTCAACAACGTCTCGCCGGTGTTCACCGCCGCGTCGCTGACCGACGTGTGGAACGCGACCGACAAGCTCACGCTCAACCTCGGCGTGCGCTTTGAGAACTACACGAACCGGCTCTCCGGCACGACGGCCGCGCCGATCGGCGGGAGTTCGCTCAACCGGGCGTTCTGGATCAAAGCCTACAACAACGAGTACTGCTTTAAGCCCGGCGTCTTCGGAGCGGTCAACGTCTCGAGCTCGCCGCCCGACGCGAACGGCGTGTTCGCGACGCCGGCGAACTGCGCCGCCGTCGGACCGGGCTACGTCCCGGCCAACTTCCGCAACAGCACGCTCGACAAGATTTCGAACAGCGTGGTCCAGCCGCGCCTCGCGTTCACCTACACGTTCAACCCCGATACGGTGGTGCGCGGCTCGTTCGGCGTGTACTCGCGTCCGGTCAACACCTCGTGGCTGCAGTACAACGACCTCAACGACCGCGACTGGACGAAGTACGCGGCATCGAACTTCCTGGGCTACGGCTTCAGCACGCCCGCCCACCAATTGCGGCCCGACACCTCGTACAACTACGACCTCTCCCTCGAGCAGCACATCCGCGGGACCGACACGTCGTTCAAGCTGACGCCGTTCTACCGCAGCACGCGCGATCAGCTCCAGGCGTTCCCGATCGGCGTCGGCGGGATCGTCAGCGGCTTCAACGTCGGGCATCAGACGTCGTACGGCGTCGAACTCGCGCTGCGCAAGGGCGACTTCGCGCGCGACGGCTTCGCCGGCCAGCTCGCGTACACGTACACGCACAGCCGGATCAAGTACGCGCAGTTCCCGTCGGGGACGAACGTGATCGACTCGATCAACCTGTACGTCAAGGACTACAACGCCTACACGTCGTTCTGCGGAACGCATCCCGCTGACCCGCGCTGCGGGACGACCGTCAGCGGCGGCGCGCCGGCGCCGTGCTACGACGCGGCGACGAACGGCCCGGTCGCGGCCGTCGGGGGCGCGTGCCCGGCGACGGCGACGGCGAACCCCTACTACAGCCAGCCGGTGCAGAACCTCTTCCCCGTCAACGCCGAGTACACGACCTACGATCAGATCCCGCAGCCGTTCGTCGGCGAGAACGGGTACGAAACGCCGCACGTGCTCTCGGCGATCGTGCAGTACAAGCACGGCAAGTTCGCGATCACGCCGAGCCTGACGTACACCTCCGGCGCGTCGTACGGTTCGCCGCTGAGCTATCCCGGCTACATCCCCGACGGCGGCTGCAAGATGCCGGGCGTTCCGTACACGTGCTCCGGGTTCACCAGCGCGAGCGGTTTCGGCCTCGATTACCTCTTCATCCCCAACGCCTTCACCGGTGCGTTCGACAACCTCGGCGCGTTCAAACAGCCCTCACGTCTCACGCTCAACCTCGCGACGTCGTTCGAAGCGAGCAAGAACGTGAAGCTGGTCGTCACGCTGACCGGGCTGATCGACAAGTGCTACCAGCGCGGCTACGCGTGGGACGACCCGAACATCTGCGTCTACTCGGAGCTGCCGTCGGGCGGCGCCGGGCTCGGACCGTCGGGGAACTTCATCCCGCTCGCGCAGACGCCGGTGCAGCTGCGCTATCCGTACGGCGACTTCAACAACAACCTCAATACCGGGAACGTCGGCGTGAAGATCCCGTTCCAGGCGGCCGTCGATCTGCGGATCAAACTCTGA
- a CDS encoding ABC transporter permease has product MTAYIVRRVAGALPLLLFVSFVSYALMGLAPGGPAGILAQQGRALSPAARAAFAASLGLDKPWYVQYFYWLKELVLHGSLGRSFVDGRPVLERIAEKMPVTLELIVLATILTLAIALPLGIAAAAKRNSAFDVGATALAFTAYGVPIFWLGIVLIDLFAVKLRWFPSSGVSSLGREGDPLDRLWHLALPIVTLTVVGFASWMRYERATMIDVLGQPYIRTARSKGLSERSVLYTHALRNALIPIATLLGLSLPALVGGAYFVEYVFSVPGMGYLGLNAVFQRDYPTVMGITLISAALVIAGNLLADISYALLDPRVRYE; this is encoded by the coding sequence GTGACCGCGTATATCGTGCGCCGCGTCGCCGGCGCGCTGCCGCTGCTGCTGTTCGTCTCGTTCGTGTCGTACGCGCTGATGGGGCTGGCCCCCGGCGGCCCGGCGGGGATCCTCGCGCAGCAGGGCCGCGCGCTCAGCCCCGCGGCGCGCGCCGCGTTCGCCGCCTCGCTCGGCTTGGACAAGCCGTGGTACGTGCAGTACTTTTACTGGCTCAAGGAACTCGTGCTGCACGGCAGCCTCGGGCGTTCGTTCGTCGACGGCCGGCCCGTCCTCGAACGGATCGCCGAGAAGATGCCGGTGACGCTCGAACTGATCGTGCTCGCGACGATCCTCACGCTGGCGATCGCGTTGCCGCTCGGCATCGCCGCGGCGGCCAAGCGCAACTCCGCGTTCGACGTCGGCGCTACGGCGCTGGCGTTCACCGCGTACGGCGTCCCGATCTTTTGGCTCGGGATCGTGCTGATCGATCTCTTCGCGGTGAAGCTGCGCTGGTTTCCGTCGTCCGGCGTGTCGTCGCTCGGCCGCGAGGGCGATCCGCTCGACCGGCTGTGGCATCTGGCCCTGCCGATCGTGACGCTGACGGTCGTCGGCTTCGCGTCGTGGATGCGCTACGAGCGCGCGACGATGATCGACGTGCTCGGCCAGCCGTACATCCGCACCGCTCGCAGCAAGGGACTCTCCGAACGCAGCGTGCTCTATACGCACGCGCTGCGCAACGCGCTCATCCCGATCGCCACCCTGCTCGGGCTGAGCCTGCCCGCGCTGGTCGGCGGCGCCTACTTCGTCGAGTACGTCTTCTCGGTGCCGGGGATGGGCTATCTCGGCCTGAACGCGGTCTTCCAGCGCGACTATCCGACGGTCATGGGGATCACGCTGATCTCCGCCGCGCTGGTGATCGCCGGCAACCTGCTCGCAGACATCTCCTACGCGCTGCTCGATCCGCGCGTGCGGTACGAATGA
- a CDS encoding ROK family protein, protein MARGAIGVDLGGSHVMAAAVDEDGRIQAKHERDIDDRAPSAVVDALAEVVNAAIGAAKFEVAGIGIGSPGNVDPITGTIRYSPNFGWTHVPLGERVRAAFPKYKIFVGNDARCATLGEYVHGVGAGTKDFTLLTLGTGIGGGVVAGGVLALGYQMGAGEFGHHQIRPDSGFICGCGKVGCFEAQASGTGLIRHAFRAAPSFPRSALLDVPREKLGSKAIRKAAQAGDPHALAAFGAFCDDLALGLANVIAFVNPEVIALGGGVSSGGDFLLDRVRPLVDVRTTMVPPGTTRIVRASLGNDAGAVGAATAAMRGGLIAQSAETVSVA, encoded by the coding sequence GTGGCGCGCGGAGCGATCGGCGTCGATTTGGGCGGCTCGCACGTGATGGCGGCGGCGGTCGACGAAGACGGGCGCATCCAAGCGAAACACGAGCGCGACATCGACGACCGGGCACCGTCGGCCGTCGTCGATGCGCTCGCCGAGGTCGTCAACGCGGCGATCGGTGCGGCGAAATTCGAGGTCGCCGGTATCGGGATCGGTTCGCCGGGCAACGTCGACCCGATCACCGGCACGATCCGCTACTCGCCGAATTTCGGGTGGACGCACGTCCCGCTCGGCGAGCGAGTGCGCGCCGCGTTCCCCAAATACAAGATCTTCGTCGGCAACGACGCGCGCTGCGCGACGCTCGGCGAGTACGTGCACGGCGTCGGCGCGGGCACGAAGGACTTCACGCTGCTCACGCTCGGGACGGGGATCGGCGGCGGCGTCGTCGCCGGCGGCGTCCTCGCGCTCGGTTATCAGATGGGCGCCGGCGAGTTCGGTCACCACCAGATCCGGCCCGACAGCGGGTTCATCTGCGGCTGCGGAAAGGTCGGCTGTTTCGAAGCGCAAGCGTCGGGAACGGGATTGATCCGGCATGCCTTTCGCGCGGCGCCGTCGTTCCCGCGCTCCGCGCTGCTCGACGTGCCGCGCGAGAAACTGGGATCGAAAGCGATCCGCAAAGCGGCGCAGGCGGGCGATCCGCACGCGCTCGCCGCGTTCGGCGCGTTCTGCGACGACTTGGCGCTGGGACTCGCCAACGTCATCGCGTTCGTGAACCCCGAAGTGATCGCGCTGGGCGGCGGTGTCTCGAGCGGCGGCGACTTCCTGCTCGACCGCGTCCGTCCGCTCGTCGACGTGCGCACGACGATGGTCCCGCCCGGGACGACCCGCATCGTGCGGGCGTCGCTCGGCAACGACGCCGGCGCCGTCGGCGCGGCGACCGCGGCAATGCGGGGCGGCCTCATCGCGCAGTCTGCCGAAACCGTAAGCGTTGCGTAA